The genomic DNA TTCAGAGAAAATCCTGAAGTGATTTTTGATTCTGAGAAAAAAAGATTTAGAGGAACTGAAACTGCTGAAAAAGTTATTGAATATGATAATTTATGGAGGGAAGGAGAAAAAAGATTAAATTTCTTACGTTCTGAAAAAAATAGATTATCTAAATCATTTAAAAAAGCTAAGGAAGAAGGTAACTTGGAAGAAGTTATCTCTAAATCTAAAGAAGTAGCTAATGAAATTAAAGAGTTAGGACCTAAAATTGAAGAATATAAAAAATTACGTGAAGATTACAGATATAAAGTAGGTAATATTATTGATGAAGATGTGCCTATAGCAGAAAGTGAAGAGGATAATGTAATTGTAAAAAAATATGGAGCTATTCCTGAATTTGATTTTGAACCATTGAATCATGTTGATTTAATTGAAAAAATTGATGGTGCTGATTTGAAAACAGCTGCTGAAATAGCTGGTGCAAGATTTTATTACTTAAAACAAGACATATTACATCTTAATTTAGCTTTAATTCAATTTGCTTTAAATGAATTAGAAAACAAAGGTTATATTCCACTTCAAACCCCATTCTTTGTTAAAAGTGAAGTAGCTGCAGAAACATCAGAATTAGGAGAATTCGAAGAAACATTATACAAAGTGGAAAATGAAGATTTATACTTGATTGCTACAGCAGAACAAACATTAGCAGCAATTCATAGAGATGAAATAATATCTCCTGAAGATTTACCTATACAATATTGTGCTCTTTCAACTTGTTTTAGAAAAGAAGCAGGATCTCATGGTAAAGATACTTTAGGAATATTTAGAGTACATCAATTTGAAAAAATAGAACAATTTGTTTATACCACTCCTGAAGAATCTAAAAATGCTCATAAAAAGTTACTTGAAGTAACTGAAGAATTATATCAAAAATTAGGTTTACATTATCAAGTAGTTGCTATTGTGTCCTCAGCACTTAATGATAATGCAGCTATTAAATATGATATTGAAGCATGGTTCCCAGGTTCTAAAGCTTATAGAGAATTAGTTTCATGTACTAATTGTAAAGATTATCAGGCAAGAAAAACTAAAACACGTTTTGGTAAAGCAGGTTCTGGAGATGCACAGGCATTACACACTTTAAACAGTACTGCAATAGCTACTGAAAGAACTATGTGCTGTTTACTTGAAAATTATCAACAAAAAGATGGAAGTATTAAGGTTCCTGATGTTTTAGTTCCATATATGGGTGGAAAAACTGTAATTAATGCAGTTAAATAATCCTCCATTTATTTTACCTTTTTTTTCATAGTAATAAATTCTTCGTCACTTAATAATCCTTTATCGTACATTTCAATTAGTTTTTCAAGTTTGATAGTGGATTTAGAAGATTCTTTTATTTTAAAACTGTTAATTTTTTCATTTATTAATTCATTTAAAAATTTTTTAACTTTTGACAATACTTTAGGATGATATTCATGAACTAGTTTTGAATCTGATGTGATTACAGCATCAATAAGTGCATCACTAATTAAATTATTAATTTTTTGATTATTAAGAGCACATTTAAATGTTTCTCCAGAGTCTAAAACAAAATATTCATCATCACTAAATAAAGATATATTTTCCCATTTTAAGATTATTTTTGTGTTGTTTTCTCCAGTTATTTTAATATCAATATCCACGTATTTATTTGAAATATTAATTGTTGTGAAACAATATTTTGCATCACTAGTTTTAATTTTTTCAGTTTTCACCTCAGTTTTCACACCAGAAGAAGCAGCATAACCTATCAGTCCAAAACCAAGTGTTGCAAGTGCTTTTGTACCTCCACCATGTTTATTTGTTGTAATAGGTGTTTTAATAATTTGATATTCTTCAGAACTAATCTGTTTTTCGTTGTTAAATATGAAACCTGTTGTATTAAACCATTCTTCTATTTGAGGTTTTATTTTATTTAAAACATAACCTTCAATATCTTTAAATATTTCTCTTGTTTTTTCAAGTATTTCTTTAAAATAAGGGATAATATCATTATTAGGATTATTTAAAACATATTCCATTAATAAATAGATAATATGTGTTTCTTCATTAAATGATAAGTTAAAATGATCTTTTAGGAGAATTTTTCTAAAATTTACTTTATAATATGTGGATAAAGGAACTAAAATTTGATTTATATAAATTAATTGAAATTTTTCATAAGAAAGATTTCCATAATAAGGGCCATCGGGTTTTGGAATTTCAGTTCCGCATTTCTGGCAGTTTATGGAATCATTATGGTATTTTTTACCACAGTTTGTACAAAACCTTAAAGGAGTAGAACTATAATTTATATCATCAACAATTTTTTTTTAACATTGATGTTCCTTGGTTTGGATTAATTGTATTATATCCACAATAACGACAGTAATTCCATTCATTTACTATTCCTTTTTTACAAACAGGACATTTTTCTAAGGTTACTAATTGGGGTATGTCTAGTATTTTGAAATTTAGTTTGTTTCCACAATTCATGCAAAATTTATCATTTTCATCAATTAATGCTCCACATTTATTGCATTTAACCATATTATCACTTTATATATAATTTGTTCATGAGATATTATATAATTTATTGATTTAATCTTAAATTATATATAATGGATTTTATAATTTATTAGTAAAGGTGAGTTATATGCTTTCTAATAATATGGAAAAAGAAATAAACAAACAGATTAATGCAGAATTATATTCAGGTTATCTTTATTTATCTATGGCTTCTTATTTTGCTGATGAAGATTTACCGGGTTTTGCTAATTGGATGAGAGTACAAGCTCAAGAAGAATTAGAGCATGGAATGAAAATGTATGATTATGTAATTAGAAGAGGAGCTTCTGTTACTTTAGATGCAATTGAAGGACCTCAAACTAAATGGGATTCTCCGTTAGCTGCATTTGAACATGTATTGTCTCATGAACAAATGGTAACAGGTCTTATTAATAATTTAGTGGATGTAGCTATTAATGAAAAAGATCATGCAACTAACAATTTTTTGCAATGGTTTGTTGAAGAACAAGTTGAAGAAGAAGAAAATGCAATGGATTTAGTAAGTAAAGTAAAAAGAGCACAAAATTCTGTTGATTTGATGTATACACTTGATAGTGAGTTAGCTATGCGTGTTTACACTCCACCAGCAGATAATGAAAATTAAAAGGTAAAGTTTTACCTTTTTTTATAAGTTATATACTTCCTCTGGAGGTACTATAACTATTTTATTTTTATTTAAAGCATTTATTAAATCATCTAAATTATCTGTGTGTAACAGAAGAATTGCTTTATCTTTTTTATCATGAGTAAATGCATATAAATATTCTAAATCTAAGTTATTTTCTTTAATAGTTTTTAATATAAAGGATAATCCTCCTGGAGAATCAGTCATTTCAATAGCTACTATTTCAGTTGTTTTAACAAGATAATGT from uncultured Methanobrevibacter sp. includes the following:
- the serS gene encoding serine--tRNA ligase, which translates into the protein MLDIKLFRENPEVIFDSEKKRFRGTETAEKVIEYDNLWREGEKRLNFLRSEKNRLSKSFKKAKEEGNLEEVISKSKEVANEIKELGPKIEEYKKLREDYRYKVGNIIDEDVPIAESEEDNVIVKKYGAIPEFDFEPLNHVDLIEKIDGADLKTAAEIAGARFYYLKQDILHLNLALIQFALNELENKGYIPLQTPFFVKSEVAAETSELGEFEETLYKVENEDLYLIATAEQTLAAIHRDEIISPEDLPIQYCALSTCFRKEAGSHGKDTLGIFRVHQFEKIEQFVYTTPEESKNAHKKLLEVTEELYQKLGLHYQVVAIVSSALNDNAAIKYDIEAWFPGSKAYRELVSCTNCKDYQARKTKTRFGKAGSGDAQALHTLNSTAIATERTMCCLLENYQQKDGSIKVPDVLVPYMGGKTVINAVK
- a CDS encoding SHOCT domain-containing protein, with protein sequence MEYVLNNPNNDIIPYFKEILEKTREIFKDIEGYVLNKIKPQIEEWFNTTGFIFNNEKQISSEEYQIIKTPITTNKHGGGTKALATLGFGLIGYAASSGVKTEVKTEKIKTSDAKYCFTTINISNKYVDIDIKITGENNTKIILKWENISLFSDDEYFVLDSGETFKCALNNQKINNLISDALIDAVITSDSKLVHEYHPKVLSKVKKFLNELINEKINSFKIKESSKSTIKLEKLIEMYDKGLLSDEEFITMKKKVK
- a CDS encoding zinc ribbon domain-containing protein; the protein is MVKCNKCGALIDENDKFCMNCGNKLNFKILDIPQLVTLEKCPVCKKGIVNEWNYCRYCGYNTINPNQGTSMLKKNC
- a CDS encoding ferritin is translated as MLSNNMEKEINKQINAELYSGYLYLSMASYFADEDLPGFANWMRVQAQEELEHGMKMYDYVIRRGASVTLDAIEGPQTKWDSPLAAFEHVLSHEQMVTGLINNLVDVAINEKDHATNNFLQWFVEEQVEEEENAMDLVSKVKRAQNSVDLMYTLDSELAMRVYTPPADNEN
- a CDS encoding ACT domain-containing protein, whose amino-acid sequence is MNNMKVKQLSIFLQNKKGSLYDALETLSENHINIRALSLADTSDFGILRVVVDNPQKGEKVLGEHYLVKTTEIVAIEMTDSPGGLSFILKTIKENNLDLEYLYAFTHDKKDKAILLLHTDNLDDLINALNKNKIVIVPPEEVYNL